One segment of Solanum lycopersicum chromosome 1, SLM_r2.1 DNA contains the following:
- the LOC138341806 gene encoding uncharacterized protein, translated as MALVQHFGRPDLFMTMTCNHDWIEIQQELRPGQTPQDRADLVTRVFKAKLQDLKEQIFKKEIFGIVVAHVFVVEFQKRGQPHIHLLLKLKEGHNIKSGDQYDRFISAKIPDKYEYPILHKLVLKHMMHGPCGNKRPTKKCMQNGQCKYHYPRPYNNKSIQAKDGYPIYKRRMDGRIEIVRGMHMTNIYVQSGDGENAIDEIQTFQDARLVSPPEALWRIYEFNLTEMQPAVINLQLHLPEKHLEYGKSIDIYDIPQLDHNFLEVGSSECRKIIEEMSVQIPPEHIDAQSQLNPEQHHAFTKIMKTINAGTTAIFFVDGPGGTGKTYLYRALLANVRSRGMIDLATATSGVAASILPGGRTTHSRFEILIQTSESTMTNMSKQSGVAKLIRKAKVIIWDEAPMAKRQTIETVDRSFRDIMDIYKPFGGKVMVFGGDFRQVLPVVPKSTQAEIVNASLVKSYLWPLMEKIQFTRNMRARTDPTLSEFLLRVGNSDEPIIRENLILLPEELTIKHSKDEIPEESMIKEIFQNLQENADNKICH; from the exons ATGGCTTTGGTACAGCATTTTGGTAGACCAGATCTGTTTATGACAATGACGTGCAATCATGACTGGATTGAAATCCAACAAGAATTGCGCCCCGGACAAACTCCTCAAGATAGAGCTGACTTGGTAACAAGAGTATTCAAAGCTAAGTTGCAGGATCTAAAAGAACAAATtttcaagaaagaaatatttggaaTTGTTGTTGCTCATGTATTCGTGGTAGAATTTCAAAAACGAGGACAACCACACATACACCTACTTCTCAAATTAAAAGAAGGACACAACATCAAATCAGGAGATCAGTACGATAGGTTTATCTCAGCAAAGATTCCAGATAAATATGAGTATCCTATATTGCATAAATTAGTGCTCAAACATATGATGCATGGTCCATGTGGAAACAAACGTCCAACAAAAAAATGCATGCAAAATGGACAGTGTAAATATCATTATCCAAGGCCATACAACAACAAATCAATCCAAGCAAAGGATGGATATCcaatttataaaagaagaaTGGATGGAAGAATAGAGATTGTTCGTGGAATGCATATGACAAATA TTTATGTTCAGTCTGGTGATGGTGAAAATGCTATTGACGAAATACAAACATTTCAAGATGCGCGATTGGTCTCACCGCCTGAAGCACTATGGAGAATATATGAATTCAACTTGACTGAAATGCAACCTGCAGTCATCAACCTTCAACTACATTTGCCAGAAAAACATTTAG AGTATGGCAAAAGCATAGACATATATGACATTCCTCAACTAGATCACAATTTTCTCGAAGTTGGTTCATCAGAATgtagaaaaataattgaagaaatGTCCGTGCAAATACCACCAGAACATATTGATGCACAGTCACAATTAAATCCAGAACAACATCAtgcttttacaaaaataatgaaaacaatCAATGCTGGAACAACTGCAATATTCTTTGTGGATGGACCCGGAGGAACTGGAAAAACATACCTATACCGTGCATTACTTGCCAATGTTAGATCAAGAGGTATGATAGATTTGGCAACAGCAACCAGTGGTGTAGCTGCTTCAATCTTACCAGGAGGACGTACAACACACTCAAGGTTTGAGATTCTTATTCAAACAAGTGAATCAACTATGACAAACATGTCAAAGCAAAGTGGTGTTGCCAAATTGATTAGAAAAGCAAAAGTGATTATATGGGATGAAGCACCAATGGCCAAACGACAAACAATAGAAACAGTCGATAGGAGCTTCAGAGACATAATGGACATCTATAAACCATTCGGCGGAAAAGTAATGGTTTTTGGAGGAGATTTTCGGCAGGTGTTACCAGTAGTTCCTAAATCAACTCAAGCAGAAATTGTAAATGCAAGCTTGGTCAAATCATATCTCTGGCCTTTGATGGAGAAGATTCAATTTACTAGAAATATGAGAGCAAGAACAGATCCAACATTAAGTGAGTTCTTACTTCGAGTGGGTAACAGTGATGAACCAATAATAAGAGAAAATTTAATCCTCCTCCCAGAAGAATTAACAATCAAACATTCCAAGGATGAAATTCCAGAAGAATCCATGATAAAAGAGATATTTCAAAACCTGCAAGAAAATGCTGACAACAAAATATGTCACTGA